A segment of the Lycium ferocissimum isolate CSIRO_LF1 chromosome 10, AGI_CSIRO_Lferr_CH_V1, whole genome shotgun sequence genome:
AGGAATGGGACCAGAAAGTGGGTTAGAATAAAGGTACAAAATTTTGAGCTCAGTTAAGTCACCTATTGTTTTGGGAATTGGACTAGAAAAACTGTTTTTCCCTAAGGTTAAATGCTCAAGGGACTTCATCTTTCCTATTTCGATAGGAATAAGACCAAAAAGTTGGTTAGAATAAAGGTGCAAGGCCTTGAGCTCAATTAAGTGACCTATTGTTTTGGGAATTGGACCAAAATGATTATTTGTCCGTAAGCTTAAATTATCAAGGGacatcatttttcctatttCTATAGGAATATGACTTGATAATTGGTTCTTTTCAAGATAAGCTTTAACAAGATTGACAAGTTTCCCTATTTTTGTGGGAATGGAACAATTTAAATGGTTGTCAAAGATGTTGAGAGTCTCAAGTTTGGTTAGTGAGACGATTTGTGGTgggattgaactagaaatttgATTGATGCACAAGTCAAGATAGACAAGGTTTGTGAGCTTACCAATTTCAGGTGGGATGGTGCCAGAGAGCTGGTTCAGGCTAAGACCAATATATCAAGAAAAGGTAGAGATGAAAATGGAAAATCATTGAGTGTACCATTAACATTAGCATTTGTAATATTCAACATATGTTTACCCGACCATTAATGCATATAACTTCATACCAATCCCTGCATGCGTCAGGACTTAATGtccaagaagcaaataagaagtTATTTTGGTTTAGGAAAGTTGCTTTCCATTTGAGGAGAGTAGTTGCTTCCTCAGTGGAAGcaaaagtaactatgaagagaTATAAGAGAGTGGAAAACTGAAGGAACGAAAATACTCTGGGAACCATCATCAGTTGATTGTTTTGGTTTGTGAAGAACTTGTGCAGGACAGAGTTTTATACTGTAGAGAATCATTACTAAGACTTGTGAGTCAATGGAATTTATTCTCAAGTTGTAAAATACGGGTATGTATCACTGTCCATGGAAGTATATATCAACGAATTAAAAGGGTGTTTCAACTGGGGCTTAAGCTTAAAGTTGTGGAAatatatttgggagatgttctCCAGAATTATTCAAAGCTAATGGACAAGCCTGTCAATAGTTGTATCATTTTCGGGGGCCATGTAGTGTGGAATAGTTCAATATGTTTGCTCGGATGGCCCCTAAGAGGAAGAAAAGTCTCACACACTTCCCTTCCATTTGATGTAAATCAAAATTAGATAAATTGGTTTCTTAAAATAAGATATTTGATCTAATAAATCTCTAAAGCAATTCACTTTTCACAAGCTGAAACTAATTAAAGCAATTAGTTCAACCTCCCTGGTAGAGTTagcaataataattttttttttaatctccaaCAAATAGCATCAAATGTTCTCATCTACATCCAAAAAACATTTGAGCACTAcaagatatttttttataaaccAAGCCATAGATTTTCTTTCAAGTAAATACCTGGTTCGCTTGTACTTGCTAGGTACTTTTGTAGCATACGCAATATCAGACCAAGTGCAGTCAATCACATATCTCATATTTAGGCTAGCATACTCCTTTTTGACTTATCGCAATTTTTTCACTTTGAATTGGGAATAAATAAACACTTAATCGAAAGGAAGTGCAACACATGTAGATTCCACAAAATTGTACTTCACAATTTTCTCAATATAATGTGATGGGTTAAGAAAAGTTTTATCAcatgttttttatatttttcattccaAGAATAAAATTTGCCTCACTCAAATTTCTCATGTCAAAATGGTTGCTAcacatatttttagtttaatttgacAACACAAATGTTAGACCCAAAGATCAACAAATGATCAACCACTGAGGAAAAACTAACATGTGAACAATTCAAGATTAAAACACGCGCTTGCCACACTTTTCACGATTAATAGTTTTCTCATTTCTATAGCCCCCACTATTTCGAGAATTTAAATATCActttttatgtttatgacaGTAGTGTCACTCTATTCATAAAAAACTATTAGGTAAATTTTTTACCTTTCCTCCGCTTGAATTGAGCAAGTAGAAAAAAGTACTTTACCCTTTGATCTCTTAAAGAGATTTAGGTACGTCGAAGCGGAATTATGTTGACATCTCCTATCTCAATATCCGCAATTTTTCAAACTGGACAAGAATGAAATCTCCTTAAAATTGTTGGTGAATATACCACAAATTacaattcaaaaataaaatgaacaaaatgaataaataaatattcaggctgaggcgcggatatctcgctctctttatGAAGATTCAAGACCACTGCGGCATAATCTTTACTGGTCCAGCAGTATAACTCTAACTTGTGCCCTTCGGGATACAACAGCCCGTCAATATCGTGTGGCTCAAACAACTCCGGACTAGTTGAagagtccaaagctccaccatACGAACACCTTCTCTCAACTAAATAAAACTCTATTTTATCCTCACTATTCAAGAATTTCACACCTCACAAGGTTAGGATGACTAACTATTTATAGGTGAAAAAtttcatccttgaattgaattggatgaaAGAGTAAATTCGTGGGATATTAAATTTGTGAGAAAGTGGGAAAGTAATGAGATAATGGTGAAAAAAGTTGAGAGTTTCAATGTACTACAGGGCATGGCCAGTGCTCATATCAGTAAACTGTCTTACAGGCATCACAATTCACAAATACATTACAACGGATAAACTGAGTATCAATTACTCAATTAAAAAGGATTGCATCCAATCATAGTTCATGGTCAAACATAAGACTTCATGTCTCTTGCATTCTTATGGTGCTTCGACAGCTTAAACTTAACCAGGCTGAATGCAGTATTGCGTATAAACACTTCAGATGAATGAAGTGATCTTCTGTGCCTTTTTCTTTCCCGcacttggaaaataattttgttgttgtgtaAGTTGTATTTATTCTTGGTGATGAACATACTAACAACTAAGAGGGATGTCACCTTTGTTGTAAAAGCAATGCATAGAACAACTCTACCTTTGAAGGCCTTATATAAACTTGCTCAATATCAACAGTAGGTGTACAATTGTATGGTGAATTTCCAGAATatctaatatatttttattgttgttcTCAATTTGTTGGTCTATACTTTAGATCCAACCTGTTTTAACGACCTACATTCTATCATTTTCTTGAAGATTAATGGACTAAAAGGGACCTATAATTAATCATTAAGAATATTAACGAAAATATACAGAGCAATATTCTCTACGACAAAGTGAGTTTTTacgtgaaaagaaagaaaataacacaattTTATTGCTAATTCACAGTTTTGTGGTACTTCCTTTTCCTGTCTGGGTTTGACTCAGGCGAAAGACTCGTCAAAACCTGCACAAGTTACATGTGACAATCAACACAATAtttttagttataattttcctaattggacaaaagatgacttcaaCATTCAGACGTAGAATGTTACGTCTCATTTATCCATGCTTATGAGTCATGACAACCATAAATACCTGGCTAATTGCAAGCTGATGTTATGAAATGATCAAGTAATAAACAGAGAGGGTTAAAGATCTGAAACTGCATCCAGTATAATGCAACAGCAAGAATAAAAGGAGACCATGGTTAAAGATTCGGAATTGTCTTTCATTCCAAGGCATAACTTGTATCCATGCGCCTCATATTCGCCCGGAGTTGCATTCCTGACATAACCTAGAAACAATAGGCTAGTAGTGTGACAAGAGAGGGTCGCTCAAATAGTAAGCGCCCTCCACTTTCAACCCAAAAGTTGCGAGTTCGAGTCACCAAGGGAGCAAAGGGGGAGCTCCAGGGGaaggggtttaaaaaaaaaaaaaaaaaatggctggTAGTGCCGAGGAGTCCATTAAAAGAACAACACATAACAGATCATCTTTTTTTGCACTAAAAGCTAGCTCAGAATAGCTGCAAATTGATACCAGGGCACAAGCGTTGTATTGAGGAATACCTCAAATGCTCACATTAGCTCCTTATCACTAAAATATAACTGATATAGAGGAATTAGTTACAGAAATTTTATCTGATCCTGCGTTATTGCGCTGAAATTTCTAATAATATTCTCACAGTGCATCAGCATGGAACGGCAACAATATGAAATTGAAAATAAGCATAACTTAACAATATTCTTACTGACAGGGGAAGagaaacccaaaaaataaaagatcaaCTTCTGGCAATAGGCAAACACATGCTAACCTTGACTTTCAGCTGAGCAACTCTTTTATCGAACAAAGTTCAATAATCAGAGCTTGGTGAAAAACtttaaaaagaagaataagATTTCTTAGAGTCGCAACAATCCAAGAGCTAAGTTCAAAATCACGAAATCTGTATATCAGATTTATGAGGCTGCAGAGCACAAACCTATAAATTAGAGTAATAGCAAATTCATCTTCGATCGGTTGATTCCGTTATCTTACTAACCAGTGCAACAGCAAGCTTGATACCTCAATAACTCATCAAAACCTTGTTCCAGGTTGAAGCTCCAGATCAACTACATCACAAAAGCCCAGTAAGGAAATATTTTGCAAAACTTAAGTCTTCTTGAATAATCAAGCTGATAGTTTTGAGCAATATGCATGCTATAAATTCAAGATTTTACTTCTGCACAAAAGATCCAACGTTGTCACAAAATTAATGCCCGTCTTTAGAGATAACATTAATAGTACTACAATCTACAGCCGTTAGTAACTTTATCTTATTTGTGGTTTCACCCAGCAAAACCTAAAATATGGCATTATGGGCATCAAAAACAGATTTTTCTTTTGCGGCAAGCAGATTATTAGAGATCCCATAAGCTTACCCAGCCTATTCTCAAAACTCACCCCTTCCATAAAACAAAAGTAAGTCAACACGTACATATCGACAACTCACAAGTACTAACAAAGAAGAACAAAATCAAACTCTCAGAACACCCAAGATAATGCATGTTTATtagaaaacatatcaaaccTATAAGACTAAATTCTTTACACCTAACATGAGGCTATTTCAAGAAAACCATGTCAAATTGTCCTGATATTTAAGACTGTATAAACTGTTTATAGCCtaacatatgaaataatgagaCATAAGAAAACAATTTAAGCTTTTGCAGCTGTCCACTCAATTTGGGACGGTATGAAGGCATGTAGAGGTTATTGCTAGAAAAATCCAACGAAATCTACAAATAAAGCGAACTTAAGCTCAATATAAATGCTTATACAACCTCCATAACGTCATCTTGTATCATATCAATTTCACCTCTAAGCACAACTGAACATTATTGGTCAAGAATATTAGTTAGTGAGCTCAAAAATGATGCAGTAACTgaaaaattaagggaaaaattgTATTAATAGAACCTCGCACTGCAAAATTagaactttctttttcttttcaaaacttACAACTTAAGAAACACTTAAAACGTTGAGTGCCCCAGGAGAATTTCCTATATGATGAGTTTTATAGATAAATTTGCAAGATAGAGACCTCACAAAAGATATGCTAAACAAACCATAGAAAGCAGACAAAAGAATCCCATAGCCCGAAGATTTACAATTGTAAAACCTCAGAAAGAGGAAGCAAATTTCAATAATAATGTCAGCGGATCGGAAATCCTGTAGTACTAACAGTTTGGTTGTGCATTTCTCTGTTTTCAGAAATCACAAGAGTATAATTGACACAGCAGATGCATTACTCTATTTTCAGAAATACTCTTGCATGAAAAAATAGCATCTCATTGAGTTAACAAATCTCAGAGTAAGACAGAAGTGTAATTAGCTTTTTGCAAAATCTGTACCTAAGCTGTCAAGGGACATGCTTTGTTCCTTCATTTGACACGGCAACATAGCACCTTCTCACATTTGATGATATCTTCTTCATTCTCTAGAGGTATGTTGATGTCTTCTGAGTTTTCCACTTCCGCATATGAAGTAGAACTCCAGGATCAACTGAAATGGAGAACAGTAAAGTTTCAGAACATGGTGCTCGAAAACTAAAGGCAATGCTTCAACATTATAAAGATGTATAAGAACACACtaaaataacatataagaaTAGAGGAATTATATCACTCTCTAGAATACAGAAccgtgaatattttgtaaatgcAGCACTGCAAATCAGACATCAGATGTCGAGTACAGACTTTAATACATACTGAAATATTATTTACTTCTTATATCAATTAACCAgttttgataaaatatatatatcggaGTAGCATTCTTCATTTAAGATGTAGAACTACAGTAGAAATATCGTACACTCCTCATTGGAATAGAAATGTACTCTCGCTGCTTCAACTTTGCTAATCTCACATTATGAATTCCTAATCTTTCAACATATTTGCCGACAAAAGATTATTGATTAATATTTTTGACTTATATTGAAGTAGTACCCTTGAGTGTAAAATGTCAAACATGCCTAAATAACATTTTGCCAGGGAAGAAATAACATGCCTGAAGGCCTTAAAGAGTAATCTCCTGTAATACCGGAAATATTTTTTCCGTATAAACAACTGCAAAAGAAAACATAAGATTTAGCACCATTACTAATCAATACAGTGTGTATTGAGttcaatggaaaaaaaaaattcatctaAAAATAACAGTATGTTCAGTAAATTATATCAAACCTGATTAAGACAGCAAATAACATagatgaaccaaaaaaaaaaataaaattacgaTATTCAGATACTAAcccaaattttctttcatcTCCAACTTCGTTCTAGCAAAAAATTAACAATGGGAATGAGTAAGCCACAATGAACCAAGAAAACTAACTAAATATATACCTGACTTGTAAAAAGCTCACATGCATGCCAAAGGAGGAAGAACGGTAAGCTTTAAAAATACAGGTAGTGCGATTCAGTGGATAAGTCTAGTCAAGGGTTTAGAACCAGAATTGGTGTTTATTTAATCGGATTTTTGGGAGAAATTTGTGTTCCTGTGCCTAGGCAGAGAAGACGACAAAGGGTAAAGAGGAATAAACTgggaaaaataaaagtaaaggtGGCAAAAAAGTTCACTAATTAGAAATAGGTCAAACTTGTCTTAAAAATGTGATTAAGTTAAAATGgattgaattataatttttaaaacttattaatcttttacaaaatatacaaaagcccACACACATTATACAAAATCTTCCAACCAACCCCCACGaccccaacttcattatttcaaaaaaaaaaaaaaaaaaaaaaaaaaaacagttccTCTAGGCGACAAAAGGCCGACCACTCCCCATCCATCGCCTTCATCTCGTTTTTCCTCTACATCTCATTTTTCCTCTACAAAATCAAGCAATTTGTTCTTCTTCGTCGCTGCTGctcgtttctctctctctccattgcTGCTGCTTCTCTATTCATTCTCAGGTAcagtttttctttcacttggttcaaaagttagggttttgaaatcaaagtgtgaaaatgatgattttggttagagaagatgaagaagaacatggttttgtcttgaatgttgtttgttttgttgttctGTGTTTGAGAAGTTCTAGTTTGGGGTATTTGTTGCACTTGTTGGGGTTTGTGAGTTTGTAAACAGTGTATGTAGTTGTGAAATTATGGTTTTTGGTGctgtttttgttcttgttcaCCTTAgtgtttcgaaaaaaaaaaaaggcttgcaATTTTATTGATGTTTTCCAACAACTGAGGTTACCTTTTGCAGCAAATTCAGCACTTGTTTGACAGTTGCAAACATCTGCTGAGGTTGCGTGGTTAAAAAACCCctatttggtgtattttgtttaagttataagtgagatttgtgatggttgtgtgttCGTAGTGAAATATAGATGTTTTGTAGTTAAAATTAGATGtttttgctgttgttgttgttgttgtcatggtatggtttaggaaaagttttgaaaatcaaaacaaTTATTGAGGATCTTGCAGCAACTGAAGCAATTGTTGCAGCATATTAACAAGCTgttgtaaaaaatcaaaacagttGCTAAGGTGTTGCTActgtttttttatttgcaacaGCTGTAGAATCCGCTGCAACAAGtaataagttgttgcaacaacttcatattttgttgcaacagattaagAATGCATTGCAACAATGATTACTTTGTTGTTGCAACgattccttttccctttttactttgtatgttgcactaatcaattaaaattattttttttatctcctGTGTGTAGACAAATGGACTCCagttaaaagaaaaggagaaaaaccaACTAAGGGAGAAAGTAAAAGAGCCAAGGTGCAAACACCATTAGATGAACTTGTGAGTGTTATTTGTGAATCAGCAAATCTAGAGGAAAGAGTTAGTGAAACTGGGGCTTCAGAAAGAGAGAAACCCACGAAACCTCTCAAGTAGAAGTTTCTGttggggatgaagaagaaagagataaaaatgaaaaagtgaagaacaacaaaaagataaagaaaatgaaGTAGATGAAGGAGATGATGAAGTAGACAAAAATGAAGAAACTAGAGAAGAAACTGaaaaagataatgaaaaatctgatgaaggagatgaagaaaatgatgaaggaggtgaagaaaatggagatgaaggaggtgaagaagatgaagaaactgAAAAgggtaatgaagaagaagaaaaagaatctACAGATCACATGTCGACGACTTTGGCCGAGTTAAGAAACAAGAGGAAACATAATGTGGATGCCAATATTCTTGAGTCTTCTAGTATTGCCACAGATCCTAATAGACCTTCCATTGACGAGGTCATCAAGAGTTTCAGCATTGAAAAGTACGGCGTGAGGATGCCGctgaatgaaaataataatttgtccGGTGATATTGTGGTCAAATCAAGCATGGACAAGGGCTTTGACAAATTTATGGGCATTCTTCAGCAGCAGGGGTTGGAGAATTCCTTTAGGGCTAGCTTCTTTGGGCTCTATTTAGATTTGCCTGAAGAAACCAGTGCGCGGGTTTAAATGATAATGGTGTCTGGGCTTTTGAAGTGTAGGATTATTTGTGATAGAAAGGATGAGGTTTGGATTAATTAATGGGGCATGCCGGTTTGCTTTGACATGAAGAAGTTTGCCATAGTTACCGGATTGAGATGTCATCCTTGTGAGCCTCTTCCTACTATTCTATTAACCAAGCCAGCCCAGACTCCTAAAGTAGCTAAGCCAGCAAATAAAGCAAAGCTTTCCAAAGCTAAGAATGATGTCTCTTTGGTAGATTTAGTGGGAAAGAGCTACAAAGAGAAGAAATTGTTGGAAGATTTGGAGTCCCAAACTTTCTCGAAAACGCACAAGGAGGCACTGTGCTAAGTTTGGTTTGTGTACAGTGTTCTTTGGGCAAGAGacacaaacaacaacataccgcTTGGATTGATTAAACTTGCGGAGGACTATGATGCCTTCAACAACTATTCCTGGGGTCTTAAAAGCTTTAGGTTGACTGTTGAATATTTGCTGAGAGAATTGAAGCCAACAGGGAAGACGGTCAACCTATATGGCTTCCCTTGGGCTTTCATGGTAAACTTTCTTCAAtgttttatctattttttttttctttttgtatttcaatcactattttgatttttgatggcATCTTTTTTTTAGGCTTGGGTATTTGAAGCCATTTCTCACCTCCGGCATCAAGTCAAGGAATACTCCGAAGAAGCTACCTTTCCAAGAATTCTTAGATGGCTGACTACCAGGAACAACACAAAATTGAGTGTTGACCTTTTCAACCCTCCTAAGGAAGCTGTATGCATTAgaacacatttataaacttaacttctataagcttaaataatttaCAACAGATAACTTGTTGTTGGAATAGCTTTTGTAATCTCTTCAAAATATGCATCCGTTGCAATAAGTTATGAATActgttggacaatgtccaacaaATGAGTAACTTTGTTGTAACAAGTTACCCAATGATGAATCTGTTATAACATGCAACTATTTTTTACAACGGATGAGTAACTTTCTTCGtcgcaacaagttacccatccATTGGAAAATGTCAACCAGATGAGAAACTTTACAAAGTTACACATCCGGctgttggacaatgtccaacaaGTATCACATCTGTTGGAACAGATCACTTTATTTGCTAATCTGATAACTTCTGAATATGTTACAGTAAGTTTGTACAACAAGTAcgataatctgttgcaacaagttactaatctgttggacAATATCCAACAAATGAGTAACCTGCTGCAATAAGTTACCCATCTGTTGGATATTGTCCAATAGATGTGTAATGAGTTGATAACATCTTTAAATAGgtttttcttttcatgatttaACACTATTTTGATATATCTACTTTCTTGTTGTAGGTTGTGCACCCATGGCTTGTCCCGACAATAAGAGAGTTGGAGATGTCATGCCTTGTCACCTTTGTGCCTATAGAATCTGTGCCTGACAGATTGATTGATGGGTTCAAAGGGGAATTGGCTGGAGTGACAGCCATCACAAGGGAATCAGGTGGGGTTGATGATATTGTTGCTGGTggtaatgttggtattgatgttgttggtggtgTTGTTCAACTTGTTGATGCTGGTGGTGGTGGTAgtggtgttgatgttggtgaTGATGTCCCGACAAGTATTGCTGGTGAAAAATTAagagatgatgatgttgatattggtgGTTTTACTCTAGTTACTGGATTTAGTGGTGTTGGAGGATTTGGTGGTAATTTTAGTGGTGGTGGATTGAGTGGTAAAAGATTTGCTGATGTTGGTGCCAGTACCTCTAAGGTGCCCTTATGTGCTTGTGAATGCCCCACTTGCAAGGATAAAATGGATAATTTGGTTAGAAAGATTGAGGAGTTGGTGCAGGCCCAAGAAGCCACAAACACTTCTATCCAGAGGTTGAAATCCAAGAGGGGTATCCATCCATCAAAAAACCTTTCCTCACCCTATACTCCTATTCATGTTCGGAGGAGGGGCAAAGCAATTGCCAAGGCACCTGCATCGGTTAGATCAAGGAAACCTGCTGCTAATCCTAGTAAGTCAATTGAGACTCCTCTTCTTGAAGTTGGGCCAAAAGTGCTAAAGAAGGTGGACATTTTCAAGATTGTAAAtgcccaaagaaagaaaaaccttGACACTGTGCTTAAAGCCAAAAAGAGTGGGAAAATAATGTACTCAATGCATGAATCTGGGGCCCCAGACTTCAAGGTTTTCACAAGCATGGATATTTGGTAGGAGGATTGGGTAAGTTTCAACACTTGTATATATCTATCTAATTCAGtatgttgttgcaacaagtcctttattttgttgaatctGTTCGACAAGTTAACTAAGTTGTTCTGTGTGTCCTTTATTTTATTGAATCTATTGCAGCAATTTAACTAGCTGTCGCAACAGgtcctttattttgttgaaataagTTACTTATTTGTTATAACAAGTAACTAATTGTTTTACTACTTTTACTTTAGTATGTAGATGAAATCCTGCTTCTAATGCGTATGAGGCAAATCAATTTCCCTGAGTACTATGATTCCACTGACATAATCCTGGACCTCAACTTTTATAATAACATTCTCAAGAGGTACACAGATTTGACAAATGAGAGTACAGTTTCGAATATCGTGCCTTTGGAGGTTAGACTTGCTGAATTTCGGTGGGATAATGAAGTGGTCAATTATTGTAGAGGTATTAGACCCTACCCAGATGGCTGCTCGTGGGCTAGTGCAAAGAGAGTTTTAACAGTGATGAATATTGATGTCACACATTTTGTCACTCTCGAGTTCAAGATTAAAGAGGGAGTGATAAATGTTTATGACTGCAACGTTCCTGTCTACCTAGATAATGCTTTTTTTTGTTACATGCAGCTTGTATTGGAATTGTGGTCCAAGTTACTGAAACAGAGTGGCATGTTCGCACACTTGCCTGCAAAGTTACTCAATGAACTGTGGGAATTCAATAGGAGCATGAATCTCCCCCGTAATGTCACTGCCAGGGCATGTGGTTTGTGGTCACTTGCTTTTATAGAGGCTTTGCTTACCAGTACAACTGTGACAAAACCTGAAAGTCTAATCAGCGACAACTCTGCGGGGAGGATGCAATGGAGATGGGTCTTAGGTGTGATTGAAAAGGTGTTGGAGCCCTAAGATGGGCTGATAaacaatttatttaatttttgttttttggagCCCAAATGTGGCCTGTTGAACAATTTATTTTAGCTTTCTACTTTATGTCATTGGTGAATTATGGTGGATGTTGATGACATTATGtaatttaagtatatattaggtGTTCAGTACCTTTCTAAGACATTTTCTGCAAGTATTTAAGTCTTGTTCAGTACATTATGTTTAGTAGTTTCAAACAAGTCAC
Coding sequences within it:
- the LOC132034612 gene encoding probable leucine-rich repeat receptor-like protein kinase At1g35710 — protein: MVPRVFSFLQFSTLLYLFIVTFASTEEATTLLKWKATFLNQNNFLFASWTLSPDACRDCLNQLSGTIPPEIGKLTNLVYLDLCINQISSSIPPQIVSLTKLETLNIFDNHLNCSIPTKIGKLVNLVKAYLEKNQLSSHIPIEIGKMMSLDNLSLRTNNHFGPIPKTIGHLIELKALHLYSNQLFGLIPIEIGKMKSLEHLTLGKNSFSSPIPKTIGDLTELKILYLYSNPLSGPIPSELWNLKNLTELDLSDNQLTSSISFSLGDLTELKRFEANREDTKPIWLPLGFHDDQPAATSYPSVGIVQQMCCEPMACPNNKKVGDAMPCHTYPKNHLVGGVVQPVDVVVVGGGGLGDDVPARSITEKLRDDDANIGGFTPPPGLSDFWIGGNFSSVHGLSGRRFADVGAVLRVPLVTVSAPFTARTKWII